A genome region from Geodermatophilus bullaregiensis includes the following:
- a CDS encoding MBL fold metallo-hydrolase: protein MEVTGDAQRAAWQERTLPPVEHVRRGLWSVPVPMGGPLRWVNAYVLELAGGGLGLVDTGWDADESWAALRAGLTAIGGDVTDVRGVLVTHLHLDHVGLAARVREASGAWVAMHPADAEGIATFTDRTPEQMWAEEVAFLIGLGAPPEDARADAGTPEQWIGLRRVARPDRLLEDGDRADLPGWSLRAVHTPGHTAGHLCFADEATGLFFAGDHVLPRISPNISTHAGGAADPLRDYLGALAGVGGREAGEVLPGHEWRFRGLAERTRELREHHERRLAELLAAVRAHPGSTPWDLAAHLTWSRPWAQYERRMRIFAVTETDAHLRLLASRGLVAGDGGTVPVWTAAPVR, encoded by the coding sequence GTGGAGGTCACCGGAGACGCTCAGCGGGCGGCCTGGCAGGAGCGGACGCTGCCGCCGGTCGAGCACGTGCGGCGGGGACTGTGGTCGGTGCCGGTGCCCATGGGCGGGCCGCTGCGCTGGGTCAACGCCTACGTCCTGGAGCTCGCCGGCGGCGGCCTCGGCCTCGTGGACACCGGCTGGGACGCCGACGAGAGCTGGGCGGCACTGCGCGCGGGCCTGACCGCGATCGGCGGGGACGTCACCGACGTGCGCGGGGTCCTCGTCACCCACCTGCACCTCGACCACGTCGGCCTGGCCGCGCGGGTCCGGGAGGCCTCCGGCGCCTGGGTGGCGATGCACCCCGCCGACGCCGAGGGCATCGCCACGTTCACCGATCGCACGCCCGAGCAGATGTGGGCCGAGGAGGTCGCCTTCCTCATCGGGCTGGGCGCGCCGCCGGAGGACGCACGGGCCGATGCCGGCACACCCGAGCAGTGGATCGGCCTGCGCCGGGTGGCCCGCCCCGACCGGCTCCTGGAGGACGGCGACCGGGCCGACCTGCCCGGCTGGTCGCTGCGCGCCGTCCACACGCCCGGGCACACCGCCGGTCACCTGTGCTTCGCCGACGAGGCGACCGGGCTGTTCTTCGCCGGCGACCACGTGCTCCCCCGGATCAGCCCGAACATCTCCACGCACGCGGGCGGCGCCGCCGACCCGCTGCGCGACTACCTCGGCGCGCTGGCCGGCGTCGGCGGGCGTGAGGCCGGCGAGGTGCTGCCCGGCCACGAGTGGCGGTTCCGCGGGCTGGCCGAGCGCACCCGCGAGCTGCGCGAGCACCACGAGCGCCGGCTGGCCGAGCTGCTGGCCGCCGTCCGCGCGCACCCGGGCAGCACGCCGTGGGACCTGGCCGCGCACCTGACCTGGTCCCGGCCGTGGGCGCAGTACGAGCGGCGGATGCGGATCTTCGCCGTCACCGAGACCGACGCCCACCTGCGACTGCTGGCCAGCCGCGGGCTCGTCGCCGGCGACGGCGGCACGGTCCCGGTCTGGACGGCGGCGCCGGTCCGCTGA
- a CDS encoding GAF and ANTAR domain-containing protein yields MHQDASRSLPLADELSAVFARMSGLLLSEETVATTVGLLSSLTRETVRGAVGAGVSIVDDSGRRSSGSTDPRVEHADALQYELDEGPCLAAAAGRTLVRADDLSAEPRWPRWAAAAAELGLLSVMSAPMVAGDRVLGALKVYGAEPGAFTDHDVPVLTLSAAQAALLITQVMTRERARRASDELRQALSSRDLVSTAKGVLMARHGVGEETALTMLLSRSGGEGVTLRQAARSVVDSTARRRR; encoded by the coding sequence GTGCACCAGGACGCCAGCCGATCCCTCCCCCTGGCCGACGAGCTGTCGGCCGTCTTCGCGCGCATGTCCGGTCTGCTGCTGTCGGAGGAGACCGTGGCCACCACGGTGGGCCTGCTCAGCTCGCTGACGCGGGAGACCGTCCGGGGGGCGGTGGGAGCCGGGGTCTCGATCGTCGACGACTCGGGGCGGCGCTCGTCGGGGTCGACCGACCCGCGGGTCGAGCACGCCGACGCGCTGCAGTACGAGCTCGACGAGGGCCCCTGCCTGGCCGCGGCCGCCGGCCGCACGCTCGTGCGCGCCGACGACCTCTCCGCCGAGCCGCGCTGGCCGCGCTGGGCGGCGGCCGCCGCGGAGCTGGGGCTGCTGTCCGTGATGAGCGCGCCCATGGTGGCCGGGGACCGCGTCCTGGGCGCCCTCAAGGTCTACGGCGCCGAGCCCGGCGCCTTCACCGACCACGACGTCCCGGTGCTCACCCTGTCCGCGGCCCAGGCGGCCCTGCTGATCACGCAGGTCATGACCCGGGAGCGGGCACGGCGGGCCAGCGACGAGCTGCGGCAGGCACTGTCGTCCCGAGACCTGGTGAGCACCGCCAAGGGCGTGCTGATGGCCCGGCACGGCGTCGGGGAGGAGACCGCGCTGACCATGCTGCTGTCCCGCTCCGGTGGGGAGGGCGTGACGCTGCGGCAGGCGGCCCGGTCCGTGGTCGACTCGACCGCCCGCCGGCGCCGGTGA
- a CDS encoding DinB family protein — translation MDETTAKAVLHRYLVTSREALLWKLEGLSEYDVRRPLTPTGTNLLGLVKHLACVEAGYLGFVVGRPFPEPMPWDDEDAGPDDDLWARADESREDVLALYARATAHADASVEALPLDAPGEVPWWPEERRHPTLHTLLVHVVAEVARHTGHADVLRETVDGAVGLRPDSGNLTRDGDADWATHRARVERAAREASGRA, via the coding sequence GTGGACGAGACGACGGCCAAGGCGGTGCTGCACCGCTACCTGGTCACCTCGCGCGAGGCGCTGCTGTGGAAGCTCGAGGGGCTCTCGGAGTACGACGTCCGGCGGCCGCTGACCCCCACCGGCACCAACCTGCTCGGCCTGGTCAAGCACCTGGCCTGCGTGGAGGCCGGCTACCTCGGCTTCGTCGTGGGCCGGCCGTTCCCGGAGCCGATGCCCTGGGACGACGAGGACGCCGGTCCCGACGACGACCTGTGGGCGCGGGCCGACGAGAGCCGCGAGGACGTCCTCGCCCTGTACGCCCGGGCCACCGCGCACGCCGACGCCAGCGTCGAGGCGCTGCCGCTCGACGCTCCCGGCGAGGTGCCGTGGTGGCCCGAGGAGCGTCGGCACCCCACGCTGCACACGCTGCTGGTGCACGTCGTCGCCGAGGTCGCCCGGCACACCGGGCACGCCGACGTCCTGCGCGAGACGGTCGACGGCGCCGTCGGTCTGCGGCCGGACTCCGGCAACCTGACCCGCGACGGCGACGCGGACTGGGCCACCCACCGCGCGCGGGTCGAGCGGGCGGCCCGGGAGGCCTCCGGGCGGGCCTGA
- the infC gene encoding translation initiation factor IF-3, with translation MLTGPASLRRPGGCDSSPCRSRGEAITEPRINDRIRVPEVRLVGPEGEQVGIVPIGEALRLAQDSELDLVEVAPMARPPVVKLMDYGKFKYESAQKAREARRNQALTVIKEMRLRLKIDPHDYETKKGHVERFLKGGDKVKITVMFRGREQSRPEMGYRLLQRLAADVQELGVVESNPKQDGRNMVMVIAPHRNQAATDGARRQAKADRAAEGQAPTG, from the coding sequence CTGCTCACGGGGCCCGCGTCGCTCCGGCGCCCGGGCGGGTGCGACTCCTCACCGTGCAGAAGCAGAGGAGAGGCCATCACCGAGCCCCGTATCAACGACCGTATCCGCGTCCCCGAGGTCCGCCTGGTCGGACCCGAGGGCGAGCAGGTCGGCATCGTGCCGATCGGCGAGGCGCTGCGACTGGCGCAGGACTCCGAGCTGGACCTCGTCGAGGTCGCGCCCATGGCCCGGCCGCCGGTCGTCAAGCTGATGGACTACGGGAAGTTCAAGTACGAGTCCGCCCAGAAGGCCCGCGAGGCCCGGCGGAACCAGGCGCTCACCGTCATCAAGGAGATGCGGCTGCGCCTGAAGATCGACCCGCACGACTACGAGACCAAGAAGGGCCACGTCGAGCGCTTCCTCAAGGGCGGCGACAAGGTCAAGATCACCGTGATGTTCCGCGGTCGCGAGCAGTCGCGCCCGGAGATGGGCTACCGCCTGCTGCAGCGGCTGGCCGCCGACGTCCAGGAGCTGGGCGTCGTCGAGTCCAACCCGAAGCAGGACGGCCGCAACATGGTCATGGTGATCGCCCCGCACCGGAACCAGGCCGCCACCGACGGCGCCCGCCGCCAGGCGAAGGCCGACCGGGCTGCCGAGGGTCAGGCCCCGACGGGCTGA
- a CDS encoding diguanylate cyclase domain-containing protein: MSHSPEARTPLLTDPVLADALRGVHSVFQPIVELDTGRVVAYEALARGPVGPLERPDALFAAARAAGRLAELDEACRAAAFRGAVDAALVAPLTVFVNVEPEVLDTAPLADLLAIAERAPGDLRVVMEITERAIATRPAELLRTVERVRELGWAIAVDDVGAESMSLAFLPLLCPDVVKLDLRLVQERPGPAVAEIVNAVNAYAERSGAVVLAEGIEDEGHLRTARGLGATLGQGWLFGRPAPGPVADRPVGELVLPGAGRPTGAVGAVSPFACLPDDVPLRRAPKALLIELSKQLEREAMRLGETCVVAATFQEARHFTVSTTQRYRDLVERTGFVCALGEDLPVEPLPGLRGAHLDPADPVRGEWDVAVLSPHFSAALLARDLGDEGPDHERTFEYALTYERTTVSRAASSLLSRVAPRAGAAPETAVSAVPPAAAPASPPATGLAVGTTAAEVLLRRALEATPSGVTVVDTRLPDQPIVYANPAFAELAGLPVGEILGRNCRLLQSPDTDPGAVARIRAALAEGRSCRETVLNLRGPERTPWWNELHLAPVHDADGGVVQYIGVQVDVTSRVEAERALVRERDRTSAALARIQELAWTDPLTGLPNRRRLEEQVESAIWEARARGDALGLLFVDLDGFKAVNDRLGHAAGDELLQVVARRVRDRVRRRDLVARLGGDEFLVALPDLSPETAAAEAGRVAEELATSIRRPVSLRGTEVGVGASIGVSVCPADGVVFADLLHRADLHMYDRKAERRVVVRAAPADAAPVPAPPG, translated from the coding sequence GTGAGCCACTCCCCGGAGGCACGGACGCCTCTCCTCACCGACCCGGTGCTCGCCGACGCCCTGCGCGGCGTGCACAGCGTCTTCCAGCCGATCGTCGAGCTCGACACGGGACGGGTGGTGGCCTACGAGGCGCTCGCCCGCGGACCGGTCGGCCCGCTGGAGCGTCCCGACGCGCTGTTCGCCGCCGCGCGCGCCGCCGGCCGGCTGGCCGAGCTCGACGAGGCCTGCCGGGCCGCCGCCTTCCGCGGCGCCGTGGACGCCGCCCTGGTCGCGCCGCTGACCGTCTTCGTCAACGTCGAGCCCGAGGTGCTCGACACCGCACCGCTGGCCGACCTGCTGGCCATCGCCGAGCGCGCCCCGGGCGACCTGCGGGTGGTCATGGAGATCACCGAGCGGGCCATCGCCACGCGCCCGGCCGAGCTGCTGCGGACGGTGGAGCGGGTCCGCGAGCTGGGCTGGGCGATCGCCGTGGACGACGTCGGCGCGGAGTCGATGTCGCTGGCGTTCCTGCCGCTGCTGTGCCCCGACGTGGTCAAGCTCGACCTGCGCCTGGTGCAGGAGCGCCCCGGGCCGGCGGTGGCCGAGATCGTGAACGCGGTCAACGCCTACGCCGAGCGCAGCGGCGCCGTCGTCCTGGCCGAGGGCATCGAGGACGAGGGGCACCTGCGGACGGCGCGCGGGCTGGGCGCGACGCTCGGCCAGGGCTGGCTGTTCGGCCGCCCGGCGCCCGGCCCGGTGGCCGACCGGCCGGTCGGCGAGCTGGTGCTGCCGGGTGCGGGCCGGCCCACCGGCGCCGTCGGCGCGGTCTCGCCGTTCGCGTGCCTGCCCGACGACGTGCCGCTGCGGCGCGCCCCCAAGGCGCTGCTCATCGAGCTGTCCAAGCAGCTGGAGCGGGAGGCCATGCGCCTGGGCGAGACCTGCGTGGTGGCCGCGACCTTCCAGGAGGCCCGGCACTTCACCGTGTCGACCACCCAGCGCTACCGCGACCTGGTCGAGCGCACCGGCTTCGTGTGCGCGCTCGGCGAGGACCTGCCGGTCGAGCCGCTGCCCGGCCTGCGCGGCGCCCACCTCGACCCGGCCGACCCGGTGCGCGGGGAGTGGGACGTCGCCGTCCTCTCGCCGCACTTCAGCGCCGCACTGCTGGCCCGCGACCTCGGCGACGAGGGCCCCGACCACGAGCGCACGTTCGAGTACGCGCTGACCTACGAGCGCACGACCGTGTCCCGCGCGGCGTCCTCGCTGCTGTCCCGGGTGGCGCCCCGCGCCGGCGCCGCCCCGGAGACGGCGGTGTCCGCCGTCCCCCCGGCCGCCGCCCCCGCGAGCCCGCCGGCCACCGGCCTGGCGGTGGGCACCACCGCGGCGGAGGTGCTGCTGCGCCGCGCGCTGGAGGCCACGCCGAGCGGGGTGACCGTCGTCGACACGCGGCTGCCCGACCAGCCGATCGTCTACGCCAACCCCGCCTTCGCCGAGCTCGCCGGCCTGCCCGTCGGCGAGATCCTCGGCCGCAACTGCCGGCTGCTGCAGAGCCCCGACACCGACCCGGGCGCGGTGGCCCGCATCCGTGCGGCCCTCGCGGAGGGCCGGTCCTGCCGGGAGACCGTGCTCAACCTGCGCGGGCCGGAGCGCACGCCGTGGTGGAACGAGCTGCACCTGGCGCCGGTGCACGACGCCGACGGCGGCGTCGTGCAGTACATCGGCGTGCAGGTCGACGTCACCTCCCGCGTGGAGGCCGAGCGCGCCCTGGTGCGCGAGCGGGACCGCACGTCGGCCGCACTCGCCCGCATCCAGGAGCTGGCCTGGACCGACCCGCTCACCGGCCTGCCCAACCGGCGGCGGCTGGAGGAGCAGGTCGAGTCGGCCATCTGGGAGGCCCGCGCCCGCGGCGACGCGCTCGGGCTGCTGTTCGTCGACCTCGACGGGTTCAAGGCGGTCAACGACCGGCTCGGCCACGCCGCCGGCGACGAGCTGCTGCAGGTCGTCGCGCGCCGGGTGCGCGACCGCGTCCGCCGCCGCGACCTGGTGGCCCGCCTGGGCGGGGACGAGTTCCTGGTCGCCCTGCCCGACCTCTCGCCGGAGACCGCGGCGGCCGAGGCCGGCCGGGTGGCCGAGGAGCTGGCCACCTCGATCCGCCGGCCGGTGTCGCTGCGCGGCACCGAGGTGGGCGTGGGCGCCAGCATCGGCGTCAGCGTCTGCCCGGCCGACGGCGTCGTCTTCGCCGACCTGCTGCACCGGGCCGACCTGCACATGTACGACCGCAAGGCCGAGCGGCGCGTCGTGGTCCGCGCGGCGCCGGCCGACGCGGCGCCGGTGCCGGCCCCGCCCGGCTGA
- a CDS encoding epoxide hydrolase family protein, with protein MTAVAHQTGSAIRPFHLQVPEEDLDELRRRLAATRWPSRELVPDRSQGVQLATMRALVRFWAEEYDWRRCEERLDALPQFTTEIDGVDVHFVHVRSPHGDALPLIMTHGWPGSVLELLGTIGPLTDPPAYGGRAEDAFDLVLPSLPGYGFSGEPTEPGWDVGRIGRAWGELMTRLGYTRYVAQGGDVGAGVTDAMGRQAPEGLLGIHVNLLVTALGGPLPAGTEEERAATEAIATFRASGFGYFLEMATRPQTIGYALLDSPVALAAWLLDHDTDSYEKISRAFVDGRPAGRLTRESIVDNATLYWLTGTGASAARSYWDSYGVAASAAAARQAPSEVSVPVGFTTFPGEIWRTPRSWAEGSYPTLSYFNEADRGGHFAAWEEPELFATEVRAAFRPLRAPRIPRPRR; from the coding sequence ATGACCGCAGTCGCGCACCAGACCGGCAGTGCCATCCGTCCGTTCCACCTGCAGGTCCCGGAGGAGGACCTCGACGAGCTGCGCCGCCGGCTGGCCGCGACGCGCTGGCCCTCCCGGGAGCTGGTCCCGGACCGCTCGCAGGGCGTGCAGCTGGCGACGATGCGGGCGCTGGTCCGCTTCTGGGCGGAGGAGTACGACTGGCGCCGGTGCGAGGAGCGGCTGGACGCGCTGCCGCAGTTCACGACGGAGATCGACGGGGTGGACGTCCACTTCGTCCACGTGCGCTCGCCGCACGGGGACGCGTTGCCCCTGATCATGACGCACGGCTGGCCCGGCTCGGTCCTCGAGCTGCTCGGGACGATCGGCCCGCTCACCGACCCGCCTGCGTACGGCGGGCGCGCCGAGGACGCGTTCGACCTCGTGCTGCCGTCCCTGCCGGGTTACGGGTTCTCCGGCGAGCCGACCGAGCCCGGCTGGGACGTCGGCCGCATCGGGCGGGCGTGGGGCGAGCTCATGACGCGCCTCGGCTACACCCGCTACGTCGCCCAGGGTGGCGACGTGGGCGCCGGCGTCACCGACGCGATGGGCCGCCAGGCACCCGAGGGACTGCTCGGCATCCACGTCAACCTGCTCGTCACGGCGCTGGGCGGCCCCCTGCCGGCCGGGACCGAGGAGGAGCGCGCGGCGACCGAGGCGATCGCCACGTTCCGGGCGAGCGGCTTCGGCTACTTCCTGGAGATGGCCACGCGGCCCCAGACGATCGGCTACGCCCTGCTGGACTCACCGGTCGCCCTGGCCGCCTGGCTGCTCGACCACGACACGGACAGCTACGAGAAGATCTCGCGCGCCTTCGTCGACGGCCGGCCCGCGGGCCGGCTCACCCGGGAGTCGATCGTCGACAACGCCACGCTGTACTGGCTGACCGGCACCGGTGCCTCGGCGGCGCGGTCGTACTGGGACAGCTACGGAGTCGCTGCCTCGGCGGCGGCGGCCCGCCAGGCGCCATCGGAGGTCTCGGTCCCGGTCGGCTTCACCACGTTCCCCGGCGAGATCTGGCGGACGCCGCGCAGCTGGGCCGAGGGGTCCTATCCCACCCTGAGCTACTTCAACGAGGCGGACCGGGGCGGCCACTTCGCCGCCTGGGAGGAGCCCGAGCTGTTCGCGACCGAGGTCCGGGCGGCGTTCCGCCCGCTGCGCGCGCCGCGGATCCCCCGGCCGCGCCGCTGA
- a CDS encoding PH domain-containing protein, with the protein MPTPPPDRVTAVPRRLRLLCALVAAVVVAVMAVVAALLPSSSTGVVTFGLADQVAVLGLGLFVGGGILLLGRARLDADAAGVRVRNVLGRHELPWDVVRAVRFDRSARWASLELANGDEVAVVAVQAADGERAADAVEGLRALLAAHRAAHPSPATGPLLWD; encoded by the coding sequence GTGCCGACCCCACCGCCCGACCGCGTCACCGCCGTCCCGCGCCGCCTGCGGCTGCTCTGCGCGCTCGTCGCCGCGGTGGTCGTGGCGGTCATGGCGGTCGTCGCGGCGCTCCTGCCGTCGTCCTCGACCGGCGTGGTGACCTTCGGCCTCGCCGACCAGGTCGCGGTGCTGGGCCTCGGCCTGTTCGTCGGCGGCGGCATCCTGCTCCTCGGCCGGGCGCGGCTGGACGCCGACGCCGCCGGCGTGCGGGTCCGCAACGTGCTGGGCCGGCACGAGCTGCCCTGGGACGTCGTCCGGGCGGTGCGCTTCGACCGGTCCGCCCGGTGGGCGAGCCTGGAGCTGGCCAACGGCGACGAGGTCGCCGTCGTGGCCGTGCAGGCCGCCGACGGCGAGCGCGCGGCGGACGCCGTCGAGGGGCTGCGGGCGCTGCTGGCGGCCCACCGCGCCGCCCACCCCAGCCCGGCCACCGGTCCGCTGCTCTGGGACTGA
- the rplT gene encoding 50S ribosomal protein L20, with product MARVKRAVNAQKKRRTTLEAASGYRGQRSRLYRKAKEQILHSATYNYRDRKVRKGDFRKLWITRINAAARQNDMTYNRFMQGLKLAGIELDRRVLAELAVNEPAAFAALVETARAAVAAAPAGGEQAA from the coding sequence GTGGCACGCGTGAAGCGGGCGGTCAACGCCCAGAAGAAGCGCCGGACGACCCTCGAGGCCGCCAGCGGGTACCGCGGTCAGCGTTCGCGCCTGTACCGCAAGGCCAAGGAGCAGATCCTCCACTCGGCCACCTACAACTACCGCGACCGCAAGGTGCGCAAGGGTGACTTCCGCAAGCTGTGGATCACCCGCATCAACGCCGCGGCACGTCAGAACGACATGACCTACAACCGGTTCATGCAGGGCCTGAAGCTGGCCGGCATCGAGCTCGACCGCCGCGTGCTCGCCGAGCTCGCGGTCAACGAGCCGGCCGCCTTCGCCGCGCTGGTGGAGACCGCCCGCGCCGCCGTCGCCGCGGCTCCCGCAGGTGGCGAGCAGGCCGCCTGA
- the rpmI gene encoding 50S ribosomal protein L35 has protein sequence MPKQKTHKGTAKRVRVTGTGKLMREQANNQHKFEHKSSRRKRRLEKDQVISPADTKNLKKLLGI, from the coding sequence ATGCCGAAGCAGAAGACCCACAAGGGCACCGCCAAGCGGGTGCGCGTGACGGGGACGGGCAAGCTCATGCGCGAGCAGGCCAACAACCAGCACAAGTTCGAGCACAAGTCCTCGCGGCGCAAGCGCCGGCTGGAGAAGGACCAGGTCATCTCCCCGGCCGACACCAAGAACCTCAAGAAGCTGCTGGGCATCTGA
- a CDS encoding DMT family transporter: MLLALASAVVYGIADFCGGLASRRAAAVAVVTASQAAGLVALVPLLPVLGGDPGRADLLWGAAAGTAGAAALLLFYRALADGVMSVVAPVTAVSAAALPVLGGLLLGERIGPLAALGIVLALGAVVLVAAEGGLSSLRAARLGTVAPALAAGTGFGVFFVLLDRTGEDSGLGPLVAARVVSVLLVGTLALAARRSLRVPRPALPVVLLAGVGDMAANALFLLATQAGGSLAVTGVLASLYPVSTVVLAQVVLRERLAGAQRVGLGVAVAAVVLITLPT; encoded by the coding sequence ATGCTGCTGGCCCTCGCGTCGGCCGTCGTCTACGGCATCGCCGACTTCTGCGGCGGGCTGGCCAGCCGGCGCGCGGCCGCGGTCGCCGTGGTCACCGCGTCGCAGGCCGCCGGGCTGGTCGCGCTCGTCCCGCTGCTGCCCGTCCTCGGCGGGGACCCGGGGCGGGCCGACCTGCTGTGGGGCGCGGCCGCCGGCACCGCGGGGGCCGCCGCGCTGCTGCTGTTCTACCGGGCGCTGGCCGACGGGGTGATGAGCGTGGTGGCCCCGGTGACGGCGGTGTCGGCCGCGGCGCTGCCGGTGCTCGGCGGGCTGCTGCTCGGCGAGCGGATCGGGCCGCTCGCCGCGCTCGGCATCGTCCTGGCGCTGGGCGCGGTGGTGCTCGTCGCCGCCGAGGGGGGGCTGTCGTCGCTGCGCGCGGCCCGGCTGGGCACGGTCGCCCCCGCGCTGGCCGCCGGCACCGGCTTCGGGGTGTTCTTCGTGCTGCTCGACCGCACCGGCGAGGACTCCGGGCTCGGCCCGCTGGTCGCCGCCCGCGTGGTGTCTGTGCTGCTGGTCGGCACGCTGGCACTGGCCGCGCGGCGGTCGCTGCGGGTCCCGCGCCCGGCGCTGCCGGTGGTGCTGCTGGCCGGGGTGGGCGACATGGCGGCCAACGCGCTGTTCCTCCTGGCCACCCAGGCCGGCGGGTCGCTGGCGGTCACCGGCGTGCTGGCCTCGCTGTACCCCGTGAGCACCGTGGTCCTGGCCCAGGTGGTGCTGCGCGAGCGGCTGGCCGGCGCCCAGCGGGTCGGCCTGGGGGTGGCGGTGGCGGCCGTCGTCCTCATCACACTGCCCACCTGA
- a CDS encoding TrmH family RNA methyltransferase, translating into MGEPLTERSGRVAAARRLTRRAGRDAAGAFLAEGRQAVSEALATAPGDVREVFATEAAAAAHADLLAASPVPVRLVTDRAAAGLSETVTPQGLVAVCALRDVPAGRLLDAPPPLAVGLAGLADPGNAGTVLRTADACGAGAVVFGAGSADPYGGKAVRSSAGSLFHVDVVRSAPLGPLVTGLQERGVRVLAADGGGETGLDDAAATGLLAGPVLWLFGNEARGVPAELAGAADARVRIPMRGRAESLNLAAAAAICLYATQLAQG; encoded by the coding sequence GTGGGCGAGCCGCTGACCGAGCGGTCGGGTCGGGTGGCCGCCGCCCGCAGGCTGACCCGGCGCGCCGGCCGCGACGCCGCCGGTGCCTTCCTCGCCGAGGGCCGCCAGGCCGTGTCCGAGGCGCTGGCGACCGCGCCCGGCGACGTCCGTGAGGTCTTCGCCACCGAGGCGGCCGCCGCGGCGCACGCCGACCTGCTGGCCGCCTCGCCCGTCCCCGTGCGGCTGGTCACCGACAGGGCCGCGGCCGGGTTGTCGGAGACGGTGACGCCGCAGGGGCTGGTCGCCGTCTGCGCGCTGCGCGACGTCCCGGCCGGGCGGCTGCTCGACGCCCCGCCGCCGCTGGCCGTGGGGCTGGCCGGCCTGGCCGACCCCGGCAACGCCGGCACGGTGCTGCGCACCGCCGACGCCTGCGGTGCCGGCGCGGTCGTCTTCGGCGCCGGCTCGGCCGACCCCTACGGCGGCAAGGCGGTCCGCTCCAGCGCCGGCAGCTTGTTCCACGTCGACGTCGTCCGCAGCGCCCCGCTCGGCCCGCTCGTGACCGGCCTCCAGGAGCGCGGCGTCAGGGTGCTGGCCGCCGACGGCGGGGGCGAGACCGGCCTCGACGACGCCGCGGCCACCGGGCTGCTGGCTGGGCCGGTGCTGTGGCTGTTCGGCAACGAGGCCCGCGGCGTACCGGCCGAGCTGGCCGGGGCCGCCGACGCCCGGGTGCGCATCCCGATGCGCGGTCGGGCGGAGAGCCTCAACCTCGCCGCCGCCGCGGCGATCTGCCTCTACGCCACCCAGCTCGCCCAGGGCTGA